From one Nothobranchius furzeri strain GRZ-AD chromosome 2, NfurGRZ-RIMD1, whole genome shotgun sequence genomic stretch:
- the LOC107374444 gene encoding L-amino-acid oxidase has protein sequence MGELVQRWNLFPVIVFLLAQHRATATFSLKEELSDCLNETDYTDLLNTAKNGLHHFNNSHHVAIVGAGVAGLTAAMLLQDAGHKVTIIEASERVGGRVHTYRNEKEGWYAEFGAMRIPSYHMIARWFIHKLGLQLNPFIMDDMNTFYLIRGNRKKTYAVKANPSVLNYKLPKNERGKSATWLLNKALQKVKDEVETNGCQAMLRKYDHLSVKEYLRAEGGLSAEAVRMIGDLLNENSVMHMALTEMIYIESDVSDSTMYDEITGGTDLLTTAMVSVLQASIFLNSPVRRIRHSDKGVTLWYETDHSSLKSVDADFALVTTTANAALFVDFDPPLSLPKMEAMRAVHYGSSTKILLTFSEKFWVRDGIQGGKSITDGPSRFIYYPSHSFPGNDTVGVLLASYTWADDSLFFQGASDEDLKELVLRDLVQIHGDYIRSLCTGVIVKKWTLDPYSLGAFALFTPYQHLEYSAELFRNEGRIHFAGEHTAFSHGWIETSMKSAIRAAGNINDVTGVRHRDEL, from the exons ATGGGCGAGCTCGTGCAGAGGTGGAATTTAT TTCCTGTCATCGTGTTCCTGCTCGCCCAGCACCGAGCCACTGCCACCTTCAGTCTGAAGGAAGAGCTGTCCGACTGTCTGAACGAAACCGACTACACCGATCTGCTGAACACAGCCAAGAATGGTCTGCATCACTTCAACAACTCTCACCATGTTGCTATAGTTGGAGCCGGCGTCGCTGGACTCACAGCCGCCATGTTGCTGCAAGATGCAGGGCACAAG GTGACCATAATAGAGGCCAGTGAACGCGTCGGAGGCCGTGTGCACACCTACAGGAATGAGAAAGAGGGCTGGTACGCTGAGTTTGGAGCAATGAGGATCCCCAGTTATCACAT GATCGCCCGCTGGTTCATCCATAAACTTGGCCTTCAATTGAATCCATTCATCATGGACGACATGAACACATTCTATCTGATTCGTGGGAACCGGAAGAAAACCTACGCTGTGAAGGCAAACCCCAGCGTTCTGAATTACAAGCTGCCAAAAAATGAGAGAGGGAAGTCAGCCACCTGGCTGCTGAACAAGGCACTGCAGAAG GTCAAAGATGAGGTGGAAACAAATGGCTGCCAAGCTATGCTGAGGAAATATGACCACCTCTCTGTAAAG GAATACCTGAGAGCTGAGGGTGGTCTGAGCGCCGAGGCGGTGAGGATGATCGGGGACTTGCTGAACGAGAACAGCGTCATGCACATGGCTCTGACCGAGATGATCTACATCGAGAGCGATGTCAGCGACAGCACGAT GTACGATGAAATAACTGGAGGAACGGATCTTTTGACAACGGCGATGGTGTCAGTTCTTCAAGCCTCCATCTTCCTGAACTCCCCTGTGAGGCGCATCCGGCACTCGGATAAGGGTGTAACCCTGTGGTACGAGACCGACCACTCCTCCTTAAAAAGTGTCGATGCCGACTTCGCCCTGGTCACCACCACCGCTAATGCAGCCCTCTTCGTGGATTTTGATCCGCCTCTCTCCCTCCCAAAGATGGAGGCCATGAGGGCGGTTCACTATGGAAGCTCAACTAAAATCCTCCTCACCTTTAGCGAAAAGTTCTGGGTGCGCGACGGCATTCAGGGAGGGAAGAGCATCACAGACGGACCGTCTCGCTTCATCTACTACCCCAGCCACAGCTTTCCTGGGAACGACACCGTCGGCGTCCTTCTGGCCTCCTACACCTGGGCTGATGACTCGCTCTTCTTCCAAGGAGCGAGTGACGAAGACCTGAAGGAGCTGGTCCTCAGGGATCTGGTGCAGATCCACGGGGATTACATCAGGTCTCTGTGCACTGGGGTAATAGTGAAGAAGTGGACCTTGGATCCTTACAGCCTTGGTGCCTTCGCTCTCTTTACACCGTACCAACATCTGGAGTATTCTGCAGAGCTCTTCAGGAATGAAGGCAGGATCCACTTTGCTGGCGAGCACACGGCCTTCTCTCATGGGTGGATCGAGACGTCAATGAAGTCTGCAATCCGAGCTGCCGGAAACATTAACGATGTAACCGGAGTGCGACACCGAGACGAGCTCTAA